One stretch of Candidatus Binatia bacterium DNA includes these proteins:
- a CDS encoding DNA-binding response regulator codes for MMSFSLAVDSLNFLSPMPQGRRILVVEDDPDILELLRFNLQQEGYAVSTATDGASALEKARRQTPDLVLLDLALPGMSGLEVCRKLREDPVLRAVPLVMVTAKADEADRIVGLELGADDYITKPFSVRELLARIRAVLRRSGMGEVPERLPEVYERGRLRVDFDRHEVFVEGRLVELSRKEFELLRFFIQNPNRVWDRLQILDMVWGEDTHVEPRTVDVHIRRLRKHIEVDDAHPQLIVTVRGVGYKFDERALDRSR; via the coding sequence ATGATGTCGTTCTCCCTTGCAGTGGATTCCTTGAACTTCTTGTCGCCCATGCCCCAAGGGCGCAGAATCCTCGTTGTCGAAGACGACCCGGATATTCTCGAGCTCCTCCGGTTCAATTTGCAGCAGGAAGGTTACGCGGTGAGCACCGCAACGGATGGCGCTAGCGCGCTGGAAAAGGCTCGGCGGCAAACTCCTGACCTGGTCTTGTTGGATCTCGCTTTGCCGGGGATGTCTGGGTTGGAGGTATGCCGGAAGTTACGCGAGGATCCGGTTCTGCGCGCCGTGCCGCTGGTGATGGTTACGGCCAAAGCAGATGAGGCCGATCGCATTGTCGGCTTGGAACTTGGGGCTGACGACTACATTACGAAGCCGTTTAGCGTGCGCGAGCTTTTAGCTCGCATCCGCGCCGTTCTGCGTCGCAGCGGGATGGGGGAAGTTCCGGAGCGGCTTCCAGAGGTGTACGAGCGCGGCCGGCTGCGCGTCGATTTCGATCGCCACGAAGTTTTCGTCGAAGGGCGCCTCGTGGAGCTATCGCGCAAGGAGTTCGAGCTGTTGCGCTTTTTTATTCAAAACCCCAACCGTGTGTGGGACCGATTGCAAATTCTCGACATGGTTTGGGGCGAAGATACCCACGTGGAGCCTCGCACGGTGGACGTGCACATTCGGCGCTTGCGCAAGCACATCGAAGTGGACGATGCCCATCCCCAACTGATCGTCACCGTGCGCGGGGTGGGGTACAAGTTCGACGAAAGGGCGCTGGATCGAAGTCGGTGA
- the phoU gene encoding phosphate transport system regulatory protein PhoU, with amino-acid sequence MERRTHTDRHFDEELRQLHQKLLEMGGLVEKQIANATEALVQRDDALARQTIERDHTVNRLDVEIDELCLRLLALHQPAARDLRLITTALKITTDMERIGDMAVNICERALELNQEPPLKPFIDIPRMVDIALDMLRECLNAFVNEDVDLALKVCRDDDQIDSITHQVFRELLSYMVEDPHTITRGIRLMFVAKYIERIADHATNIAEMVVFMVRGKSIRHLDIVPPSV; translated from the coding sequence TTGGAACGGCGCACGCATACGGACCGTCATTTTGATGAAGAACTCCGCCAACTTCATCAAAAACTCCTCGAGATGGGTGGGTTGGTCGAGAAGCAAATCGCCAATGCAACCGAGGCATTGGTGCAGCGTGACGACGCGCTGGCTCGGCAAACCATCGAACGGGATCACACCGTCAACCGCCTCGACGTCGAAATTGACGAGTTGTGCTTGCGGCTTCTCGCACTGCACCAACCAGCAGCCCGCGACCTGCGGCTCATCACCACCGCGCTCAAGATTACGACGGACATGGAGCGGATTGGCGACATGGCGGTCAATATTTGCGAGCGGGCACTGGAGCTCAATCAAGAACCTCCTCTCAAGCCTTTCATCGATATTCCCCGCATGGTGGACATCGCCCTCGACATGTTGCGCGAGTGTCTGAACGCATTCGTGAACGAGGATGTGGACCTCGCACTGAAAGTGTGCCGGGATGACGACCAAATTGACTCCATTACCCATCAGGTGTTTCGGGAGCTCCTCTCCTACATGGTCGAAGATCCTCACACGATCACGCGCGGAATTCGCTTGATGTTTGTCGCCAAGTACATCGAGCGCATTGCCGATCACGCGACCAACATCGCCGAAATGGTGGTCTTCATGGTGCGTGGCAAAAGCATTCGGCATTTGGACATCGTCCCGCCGTCTGTGTGA
- the pstB1 gene encoding phosphate import ATP-binding protein PstB 1: MSRAIPSTPLAAPLPGAGLQERAGVAEKTDERTDQALRGDAVLSIRDLSLSYDGQQWVLQDISLDIVRHQVTAFIGPSGCGKSTLLRCFNRLNDLIDGVHIRGTIKLDGLDIYDPRLDVTALRKRVGMVFQKSNPFPKSVYENVAYGPRIAGTRNRRQLDEIVERSLRQAALWDEVKDRLHESALGLSGGQQQRLCIARALAVEPEVLLMDEPCSALDPIATAKIEALIHDLKGRYTIVIVTHNMQQAARVSDFTAFLYLGRLVEYGPTAKIFTNPEQKETEDYITGRFG; encoded by the coding sequence ATGAGTCGCGCGATACCGAGCACGCCGTTGGCTGCGCCTCTTCCCGGTGCTGGGTTGCAGGAGCGCGCCGGCGTGGCAGAGAAGACCGATGAGCGAACAGATCAGGCCCTTCGCGGGGACGCTGTGCTCAGCATTCGCGACCTGTCGCTGAGCTACGACGGCCAGCAATGGGTATTGCAGGACATTAGCCTCGACATCGTCCGCCATCAGGTAACGGCGTTTATTGGGCCCTCAGGGTGCGGAAAGTCCACCTTGCTGCGTTGCTTCAATCGGTTGAATGACTTGATTGACGGAGTGCACATTCGCGGCACGATCAAGCTGGATGGCCTCGATATCTACGATCCCCGTCTCGATGTAACCGCGCTCCGCAAACGGGTAGGCATGGTGTTCCAAAAATCCAACCCGTTCCCAAAATCGGTGTACGAAAACGTGGCGTATGGTCCGCGCATCGCGGGGACGCGGAACCGGCGGCAACTGGACGAAATCGTCGAGCGCAGTTTGCGGCAAGCGGCTCTTTGGGACGAGGTCAAGGATCGCCTCCATGAGAGCGCTTTGGGCCTTTCTGGCGGGCAACAGCAGCGCCTTTGCATCGCGCGAGCTTTGGCCGTGGAGCCGGAAGTGTTGCTCATGGACGAGCCCTGCTCGGCGCTCGATCCCATTGCCACGGCCAAGATCGAGGCGCTGATTCATGACTTGAAGGGGCGTTATACAATTGTCATTGTGACACACAACATGCAGCAAGCGGCTCGGGTCTCCGACTTTACCGCGTTCTTGTATCTAGGCCGGTTGGTGGAGTACGGGCCGACGGCGAAAATTTTTACCAACCCTGAGCAAAAAGAGACGGAGGATTACATTACCGGCCGCTTTGGCTGA
- a CDS encoding hypothetical protein (possible pseudo, frameshifted), with the protein MHRQLEALRAQVNEERLTLRAANGAVKEIVLASVVRAYRPNTLSVWGKLRVYASKLWEFISGDPRESNTEGGVFPAIFGTVLMVLIMSVAVVPFGVLAALYLREYAKAGFWVRLVRIAVNNLAGVPSIVFGVFGLGFFVYFVGGSIDALLYPERLPAPTFGTGGILWASLTLALLTVPVVIVATEEGLAAVPREMREGSYALGATKFETIKNVVVPAALPGVLTGLILAMARGAGEVAPLMITGVVKLAPTLPLDAHWPFLHLERKFMHLGFHIYDVGFQSPNIEAAKPMVYATTLLLVGIVVTLNLAAILLRARVRRRLAGGVF; encoded by the coding sequence GTGCACCGCCAACTCGAGGCATTGCGTGCCCAAGTGAACGAGGAGCGGTTGACGTTGCGGGCGGCAAACGGCGCCGTGAAGGAGATCGTCCTCGCCTCGGTGGTGCGCGCCTATCGGCCGAACACGTTGTCCGTTTGGGGAAAATTGCGCGTCTATGCGAGTAAATTGTGGGAGTTTATCAGCGGTGACCCGCGGGAATCCAACACCGAAGGAGGGGTGTTTCCGGCGATTTTCGGCACCGTCCTGATGGTACTGATCATGAGTGTAGCGGTGGTACCGTTTGGGGTGCTCGCCGCACTGTACTTGCGGGAGTATGCGAAGGCTGGATTTTGGGTGCGATTGGTGCGCATCGCTGTCAACAATTTGGCCGGTGTGCCGTCCATCGTCTTCGGGGTGTTCGGGTTGGGGTTCTTCGTGTACTTCGTGGGCGGGAGCATCGATGCGCTGCTGTACCCCGAGCGCCTGCCGGCACCGACATTTGGTACCGGAGGAATTTTGTGGGCATCGCTGACTTTGGCATTGCTCACCGTGCCGGTGGTGATCGTGGCCACCGAGGAAGGCTTGGCGGCCGTGCCCCGAGAAATGCGGGAGGGCTCGTACGCGCTGGGGGCCACGAAGTTCGAGACGATCAAGAACGTGGTTGTTCCGGCAGCTTTGCCCGGCGTGCTCACCGGCCTCATTTTGGCTATGGCGCGGGGTGCGGGCGAGGTGGCGCCGCTGATGATCACTGGGGTCGTCAAATTGGCTCCAACCTTGCCGCTCGATGCGCACTGGCCATTTCTCCATTTGGAGCGAAAGTTCATGCACCTCGGCTTTCATATTTACGATGTTGGCTTTCAGTCGCCGAACATCGAAGCAGCGAAACCCATGGTATACGCGACCACCTTGTTACTTGTAGGAATCGTGGTCACGCTGAACTTGGCGGCAATTTTATTGCGCGCCCGAGTGCGGCGTCGTCTCGCGGGTGGAGTGTTCTGA
- a CDS encoding hypothetical protein (possible pseudo, frameshifted), with product MTAALARLWRTGDPFVWLTAGALATALMMIVGLLALILSQALGVFWPRAVAQIEIVGGGVVVGSIRAEESLPDAEGRIGGERRILVQVGNRDFWGADFRWLPSSSVLGVRYPRDLVTLEREEWGNFYGWVDGLRIGETTVATGPEATWQAMMARLPAARALAARIQEIERKQLGDINQSIEEARLRLRRLEYRAAPPQASARPCWLVSPSYKRNTMGCTANSRHCVPK from the coding sequence ATGACTGCCGCCCTTGCTCGCCTGTGGAGAACTGGAGATCCATTCGTGTGGTTGACTGCGGGAGCGCTGGCCACTGCGCTCATGATGATCGTGGGCTTGCTGGCGCTGATCTTGAGCCAGGCGTTGGGCGTCTTTTGGCCGCGGGCTGTGGCGCAAATCGAGATTGTGGGTGGCGGCGTTGTCGTGGGTTCGATTCGCGCTGAGGAGTCGCTACCCGATGCCGAGGGGCGTATCGGAGGCGAGCGGCGCATCCTGGTGCAGGTGGGCAATCGCGACTTTTGGGGCGCGGACTTTCGCTGGCTACCGTCGAGCTCCGTCCTCGGAGTTCGTTACCCTCGCGACCTGGTCACGCTCGAACGGGAGGAATGGGGAAATTTTTATGGTTGGGTGGATGGCTTGCGGATAGGGGAAACGACGGTTGCCACCGGACCTGAGGCCACCTGGCAAGCGATGATGGCGAGGCTGCCCGCCGCGCGAGCGTTGGCTGCACGAATTCAAGAGATCGAGCGCAAGCAGCTCGGGGACATTAACCAATCCATCGAGGAGGCGCGTTTGCGTTTGCGACGTTTGGAGTACCGTGCCGCGCCCCCGCAAGCGAGCGCGAGGCCGTGCTGGCTCGTATCGCCGAGTTACAAACGGAATACGATGGGGTGCACCGCCAACTCGAGGCATTGCGTGCCCAAGTGA
- a CDS encoding phosphate ABC transporter permease has protein sequence MQTEAARAALWAARTVRRRWTDLAARAVVALGGLATVASIVTMLVFLGTETWPLARGARVVGVDRVAIPVHPQIVNVSTDEYRESAQIIRANGVMEFFRLRDGALLQRLQLPQTEGQQVRSALRVGPDQIYLWRDDGHLLALRLRIEPQYDAGTRRLDAKVDLLGQWPLVSSQETPAVFAASVVRDGNVTVAWLGGGGTVQLWWRRASTSLFGEEESAEGRVTVATVQGNVLVLNGRGDRLLVGREDGGIQMWDLSDPASPVRVDERSATNGEPIPVTALAYLLGDQAFVVGDQLGRVSVWQPVRGSADRSGWQLERIHLFVPHRAPVAWIHVSQRDKGFVTTDRQGNIALRHSTSEQTLCELDLDSPPLVGAVLAPKADGIIALSRDGGLLSWGIHNPHPEITLRTLFGKVWYEGYAVPEYVWQSTGGTDDFEPKFSLTPLLFGTVKGTVYALLFAVPIAVLAALYTALFSPPAVRNVVKPTVEVMAALPSVVLGFVAGLVLAPALERHMPGFLLALVGAPLMIALLGTAWFFAPRSWRGGLPHGFEVVAAGVALCALGIGCWAASGWFERVLFWGDFRHWLSDTLGARFDQRNCVVVGLAMGFAVIPLIFAITEEALSNVPQRLVSASLALGATPWQTAMRVVLPAASPGIFSAVMIGFGRAVGETMIVLMATGNTPVMEWNIFTGMRTLSANIAVEIPEAPYASTLYRVLFLAALLLFVVTFVVNTLAEIVRQRLRERYQQM, from the coding sequence GTGCAAACCGAAGCCGCACGCGCCGCGTTGTGGGCTGCTCGGACAGTTCGGCGGCGCTGGACCGATTTGGCGGCCCGCGCTGTGGTGGCTTTGGGCGGGCTCGCAACGGTTGCCAGCATTGTGACCATGCTGGTGTTCTTGGGCACGGAAACTTGGCCCCTCGCCCGCGGTGCGCGTGTTGTGGGTGTGGATCGAGTTGCCATACCTGTGCATCCGCAAATCGTGAATGTCAGTACCGACGAATACCGCGAGTCCGCGCAAATCATTCGGGCCAATGGGGTGATGGAGTTTTTTCGTTTGCGGGATGGGGCGCTTCTCCAGCGGTTGCAGTTGCCGCAGACAGAAGGTCAGCAGGTCCGGTCGGCGCTGCGGGTGGGCCCGGATCAGATCTATCTGTGGAGAGACGACGGCCATTTGTTGGCGCTGCGGTTGCGCATAGAGCCCCAGTACGATGCGGGCACGCGTCGGCTCGATGCAAAGGTGGATCTCCTCGGACAGTGGCCGCTGGTGTCTTCGCAAGAAACGCCGGCGGTCTTTGCTGCTTCCGTAGTTCGCGACGGCAACGTCACCGTGGCCTGGCTTGGAGGGGGAGGGACGGTCCAGTTGTGGTGGCGCCGTGCCTCGACCAGTTTGTTTGGCGAAGAAGAATCCGCTGAGGGACGCGTCACTGTGGCCACCGTGCAAGGCAACGTGCTGGTGCTCAATGGGCGAGGCGACCGACTCTTGGTGGGCCGGGAAGATGGCGGAATCCAAATGTGGGACTTGAGCGACCCGGCCTCCCCTGTTCGAGTGGATGAACGTTCCGCCACGAACGGCGAGCCAATCCCGGTGACCGCGCTCGCGTACTTGCTCGGAGACCAGGCATTTGTCGTCGGGGATCAACTGGGTCGGGTGTCCGTTTGGCAGCCGGTGCGCGGCAGTGCCGACCGTTCGGGTTGGCAACTCGAGCGCATCCACCTGTTCGTTCCCCATCGCGCTCCGGTTGCATGGATCCATGTATCGCAGCGCGACAAAGGGTTCGTGACGACGGATCGGCAGGGGAACATCGCCTTGCGGCATTCGACCTCGGAGCAAACCTTGTGCGAGCTCGATCTCGATAGCCCCCCGTTGGTCGGGGCCGTGCTCGCTCCCAAAGCAGATGGGATCATTGCCTTGAGCCGGGATGGCGGACTGCTCAGTTGGGGCATCCACAACCCTCACCCCGAGATTACGCTGCGGACTTTATTCGGTAAGGTTTGGTACGAGGGTTATGCAGTGCCGGAGTATGTTTGGCAGTCCACGGGAGGGACCGACGACTTCGAGCCGAAGTTTAGTTTGACCCCGCTGCTGTTCGGTACAGTCAAAGGTACGGTGTATGCCTTGTTGTTCGCTGTGCCGATCGCGGTCTTAGCCGCGTTGTACACGGCGCTCTTCAGTCCCCCTGCGGTGCGCAACGTGGTGAAGCCCACGGTGGAGGTCATGGCGGCGTTGCCCAGCGTGGTGCTGGGATTCGTCGCCGGCTTGGTGTTGGCCCCAGCGCTGGAACGGCACATGCCTGGTTTTCTGCTCGCGCTGGTGGGCGCCCCGCTCATGATTGCTCTTCTGGGAACCGCATGGTTCTTTGCGCCGCGCTCTTGGAGGGGGGGATTACCGCACGGTTTCGAGGTCGTGGCGGCTGGCGTTGCGTTGTGCGCTTTGGGTATCGGTTGTTGGGCTGCGAGCGGTTGGTTCGAACGGGTCCTCTTTTGGGGCGATTTCCGGCACTGGCTTAGCGATACACTAGGCGCGCGGTTCGATCAGCGGAACTGCGTTGTGGTGGGTCTGGCCATGGGTTTTGCGGTCATTCCGCTGATCTTTGCGATCACGGAGGAGGCGTTGTCCAACGTACCGCAACGTTTGGTCTCTGCGTCGTTGGCGCTGGGTGCCACACCGTGGCAAACGGCGATGCGGGTGGTGCTTCCCGCAGCGAGTCCGGGAATCTTTTCTGCGGTCATGATTGGATTTGGCCGCGCCGTCGGCGAAACGATGATCGTGCTCATGGCCACCGGCAACACTCCCGTGATGGAATGGAATATTTTCACCGGGATGCGGACCTTGTCCGCGAACATTGCGGTGGAAATTCCCGAGGCGCCGTATGCGAGCACGTTGTACCGGGTGCTGTTTCTCGCTGCGCTGTTGTTGTTCGTGGTCACCTTCGTGGTCAACACGCTAGCGGAAATCGTGCGGCAGCGACTGCGCGAGCGCTACCAGCAAATGTAA
- the pstS gene encoding phosphate-binding protein PstS: MRKSWCRLTPRLPAYERVSGVSGALNSVGSDTMNNLMTLWAEGFAKVYPNVKVQVEGKGSSTAPAALIARTAQLGPMSRPMKETERDQFEAKFGYKPTEIKTAVDALAVYVHKDNPISSLSLPQVDAIFSKTRRLGHPHSIDFWGQLGLTGVWENRRISLYGRNSASGTYGFFKEHALGGGDFKDEVKEQPGSASVVQGVSEDPAGIGYSGIGYRTSGVKALPLAPKEGVPPVEPSAANVYKGSYPLARFLFVYINKEPGKPLDPLVREFLKFVLSKEGQEIVVKDGYLPLPAKVVQAERAKLE, encoded by the coding sequence ATGCGGAAGAGTTGGTGCAGGTTGACCCCGCGACTGCCTGCGTATGAGCGCGTCAGCGGGGTCAGTGGCGCTCTCAACAGTGTGGGCAGCGACACGATGAATAACCTCATGACGCTTTGGGCCGAGGGGTTTGCCAAAGTGTACCCGAACGTGAAGGTTCAGGTCGAAGGAAAAGGATCGAGCACGGCTCCGGCGGCTTTGATTGCGCGCACGGCACAACTAGGCCCGATGTCACGCCCGATGAAAGAAACCGAGCGCGATCAGTTCGAGGCCAAGTTTGGTTACAAGCCCACCGAGATCAAAACAGCCGTGGACGCCTTGGCCGTGTACGTCCACAAGGACAACCCGATTTCTTCGTTGAGCTTGCCCCAGGTGGACGCCATTTTCTCGAAAACCCGCCGTTTAGGTCATCCCCATTCGATTGATTTCTGGGGACAGCTCGGGCTTACGGGCGTGTGGGAAAATCGGCGGATCAGTCTGTACGGTCGAAATTCGGCGTCGGGTACTTACGGCTTTTTCAAAGAGCATGCCCTCGGCGGAGGAGACTTCAAGGATGAGGTCAAGGAGCAGCCGGGTTCTGCCTCTGTCGTGCAAGGCGTGAGTGAAGACCCTGCCGGTATTGGCTACAGCGGCATTGGTTATCGCACTTCCGGGGTGAAAGCACTCCCGCTCGCGCCCAAAGAGGGTGTGCCGCCAGTGGAACCCAGCGCAGCGAATGTGTACAAGGGAAGTTACCCTCTAGCGCGCTTTTTGTTCGTGTACATCAACAAAGAGCCTGGGAAGCCCTTGGATCCGTTGGTGCGGGAGTTCCTGAAGTTCGTGCTTTCGAAGGAAGGCCAAGAAATCGTGGTGAAGGATGGTTACTTGCCGCTGCCTGCAAAGGTTGTGCAGGCAGAGCGGGCAAAGCTGGAGTGA
- a CDS encoding glutathione S-transferase: protein MIKLYHAARTRSVRPRWLLEEMGVPYELVRLDLGQKEHKRPEYLAIHPHGTVPALVDGNLALMESSAICMYLADKFADKGMAPNPGTPERGLYYQWMVYAVATLEPPLVQIFQHTMLLPEAERSPKALQEAQEKFREVARVLTEALQGKDYLVGNRFTAADIMIGSTLIWAALMGLLADQPVLATYVQRLQERPACQKAQAD from the coding sequence ATGATCAAGCTCTATCATGCCGCGCGCACACGCTCCGTGCGGCCCCGTTGGCTCCTCGAAGAGATGGGTGTTCCGTACGAACTGGTTCGGCTCGATCTCGGGCAAAAAGAGCACAAACGACCGGAGTACCTCGCCATTCACCCTCACGGGACTGTGCCGGCCCTGGTGGATGGAAACTTGGCGTTGATGGAATCGAGTGCCATCTGCATGTATCTGGCCGACAAATTTGCAGACAAAGGCATGGCCCCGAATCCTGGAACGCCGGAACGCGGGCTCTACTACCAATGGATGGTGTATGCGGTGGCCACGCTCGAACCCCCCTTGGTCCAAATTTTTCAGCACACGATGCTATTGCCGGAGGCGGAACGATCGCCCAAAGCCCTGCAAGAAGCCCAAGAGAAGTTCCGCGAAGTAGCACGCGTCCTGACCGAAGCACTTCAAGGCAAGGATTACCTCGTCGGTAACCGGTTCACGGCTGCGGACATTATGATTGGATCCACCCTGATCTGGGCCGCATTGATGGGCTTGCTTGCAGACCAACCGGTCCTAGCCACATACGTGCAGCGCTTGCAGGAACGCCCCGCTTGCCAGAAAGCACAAGCAGACTGA